The sequence GGATTCGTCCGTCGGACGTCTGATGGTTCTCGACCAGCGCGATCAGAATGCGCGGGCTGGCGATGACGGTGTTGTTCAACGTATGGCAGAACCGGACGTTCCTGTCGGCGTCGCGGTATCTCAGTTTGAGCCGGCGAGCCTGAAACTCGTGGAATCGCGAGGCCGAATGCGTCTCGCCATAGCCGTTGCGGGAGGGCATCCATGTTTCGATGTCGAATTTCTGGACCTGTCCCTGGCCGAGGTCGCCGGTACACACGTTGACGACGCGATAAGGCAGCTCCAGGGCCCGCAGCACATCCTCGGCGTTCTGCACGATCTCGTCGTGATGCCGGCGGGATACTGCCTCGTCGTTTCGGCAGATGATGACCTGCTCGACCTTGTCGAACAGGTGGATCCGATAGAGGCCGTACGTATCCTTGCCGGCGGCCCCGGCCTCGCGGCGGAAGCATGTGCTGCAAGCAACGTACTTTTTGGGCAGTTCATCCTCGCTGAGGATTTCGTCACAATGGTAAGCCGTGAGCGGCACCTCGGCGGTTCCGACAAGGCTCATGGCGTCACGTTCGCAGCGGTAGGCCTGCTCTTCGCCGCCGGGAAAGTAGCCGGTGCCCACCATCATCGCGTCCCGGACCAGCACCGGAACGGTCATCTGGACGAAGCCTCGCTGGACCATCATCTCAAGAGCCAGGCGCAGGACCGCCTGGTGCAGGGCGCTGCCGTCGCCGCGAAGGACGTAGTTGCGGGTGCCCGCGAGCTTGACGCCCCGGTCAACGTCGAGCATGCCCAGTCGGGTCATCAGCGTGACATGATCCTGGGGTTCAAAGTCGAACTTCGGGATCTCGCCGACGCGTCGGACCTCGACGTTTTCGGTGTCATCCTTGCCGATAGGGACCTCATCCGCCGCCGGTTGGGCGACCGTCAGCAGGGCGGCGTCAAGCTGCTCGCAGACTTCGCGGTGCTCGGATTCGAGCTGCTTGGCCCGGGCTTTCATTTCCGCCACCTGCTGAACGAGTCTCTCCGCCTCGGCCTTCAATTCGATCTCGGTGCGACCGGCGGCCAGGGCCTGTTGAAAGTACTTGCTCTTGGGATTGCGGTGGTTGGCGATCTGGTCGCTGATCTCGTTCTGTTGATGCTTGATGCGGTCCATTTCCGTCTGGAGGCTTCGTCGCCTGTCGTCCAGCGCGCAGACGGCATCAATGTCGCAACTGATGCGCTTGTTTCGCGCCGCGGTCTTGAAACGGTCCGGGTTTTCGCGAATCGCCTTGATGTCGATCATGTTTGGTCCTTGCTGTCTGTCCTGAGACAAAAAAGCCCTGAGGCACCATCCGGCGTCTCAGGGCTTTCAGCATCGTATTGTTTTACGTCAGCTCATGCCCTGCAGCGCCGGTACGGGCTAAACGAATACCAGAAGTAGTAGCTGCTGAACAGGGTGCTACCGGCAACGGGGGCTGTACCGTTGTGCGGACGTTCCAGTGATTGGTTGCGGTCAATCGCCATGGTCAGTCTCAGCCTCTGGCTCTATTGTTGCACGGGCCGCAGGCCATGTCAAGCCCGTTGTCGGCCGGCCGCTGGGTCCATGACGGTCTGGGCGGGGTGCCACTGGCAGCCGAGGTCGAACTCTCCCGCTTACCAAGGGGCATGTCCCGAGGATGTCGAGGGGGAGTTGGAGGGGGTCGCATTCTCCTCTTCGGACGGGTGGCCCACCCATTCGCGACAGCGAATGGATGGGGTCTCGATAATGCCTTCTGAGCCACGCGGTTTCCTGTTCCGCCCGTCGCCAGGCCTTGTCACCCGACTATCACGGATAATTCATCCTGAGACTTTTGTCGACCTGGATAATTCGATGCCTTTCTCGATCCGGCGGCGGTGGCGGCCTGGAGTTCCTTCAGCCGGTCCACCTTGGCTTGCAGGCCGTCCAGGTACTCCACGATGCGACGCTGCTCGGGTATCGGCGGAAGCGGTAGACGGACACCACTGAGGAGCGCTGTGTTGAAACCGGCTCGGGTTGCCCCTGGGATTGAGCCTTCGACTTGTTCCTGCATGTCCCGGCTACCTCGGAAGCCATGAAAGAGGAACTGAGGCTCACAGCGTGTCCTGTTCAAACGAATCCGCAGGATATGCCCTGTCATTAGCCAGCCGTCCGCGTCGGCGGGGACCACGGCGGATCGACCCACAGTGCCGGATCGCGTGAAAAGCACATCTCCGTCGGCCAAGATATAGCGGGCGAGCTCCGCCGCTTTTGCCTCTGTTACGTGATCTATTGTCCGTGTGTCCAGGTAGCCCCACTGTACGTTTCCGATCGCAAGCACAGGTCGGCCTTCGGGAACAAAGTCACTCTTGTGGAGCTGTGCCCCAAAGGGGCCTGTCTGAACGGTTTCGGCTCCTTTTGGCCCGAGATCTCCGACGGCGGCCATACTCCATCCGACAGGTGGCCTGTCCTGTTCGACATGGAAAAGTCGGTGTGTCTCTGCTCGGACCAATA is a genomic window of Phycisphaerae bacterium containing:
- the serS gene encoding serine--tRNA ligase, producing MIDIKAIRENPDRFKTAARNKRISCDIDAVCALDDRRRSLQTEMDRIKHQQNEISDQIANHRNPKSKYFQQALAAGRTEIELKAEAERLVQQVAEMKARAKQLESEHREVCEQLDAALLTVAQPAADEVPIGKDDTENVEVRRVGEIPKFDFEPQDHVTLMTRLGMLDVDRGVKLAGTRNYVLRGDGSALHQAVLRLALEMMVQRGFVQMTVPVLVRDAMMVGTGYFPGGEEQAYRCERDAMSLVGTAEVPLTAYHCDEILSEDELPKKYVACSTCFRREAGAAGKDTYGLYRIHLFDKVEQVIICRNDEAVSRRHHDEIVQNAEDVLRALELPYRVVNVCTGDLGQGQVQKFDIETWMPSRNGYGETHSASRFHEFQARRLKLRYRDADRNVRFCHTLNNTVIASPRILIALVENHQTSDGRIRIPKALRPYMGGREIIGGE
- a CDS encoding restriction endonuclease subunit S; amino-acid sequence: MYNRLFAWKGSFALAPNDSHGCYVSNEFPCFQVNPDRLDGMFLWRYLSQEPVWTEALGLSTGGTPTSRNRLKEEKLLQMTIPLPPLSEQRRIVAKIDQLAAKIEEARELRSTLEDEGDVLVRAETHRLFHVEQDRPPVGWSMAAVGDLGPKGAETVQTGPFGAQLHKSDFVPEGRPVLAIGNVQWGYLDTRTIDHVTEAKAAELARYILADGDVLFTRSGTVGRSAVVPADADGWLMTGHILRIRLNRTRCEPQFLFHGFRGSRDMQEQVEGSIPGATRAGFNTALLSGVRLPLPPIPEQRRIVEYLDGLQAKVDRLKELQAATAAGSRKASNYPGRQKSQDELSVIVG